Proteins encoded together in one Oreochromis aureus strain Israel breed Guangdong linkage group 23, ZZ_aureus, whole genome shotgun sequence window:
- the arl13b gene encoding ADP-ribosylation factor-like protein 13B isoform X3: protein MFSLMANCCNWLKRWQEPARKVTLVMVGLDNAGKTATVRGIQGDNPRDVAPTVGFSKVDLKQGKFEVTIFDLGGGKRIRGIWKNYYSESHGVVFVVDSSDVQRIQETRETMAEVLQHPRIAGKPVLVLANKQDQEGALAEADIIENLSLEKLVNENKCLCQIEPCSAVLGYGKKVDKSIKKGLNWLLSNIAKDYEAITERVQKDTAEQRALEEQDKKERAERVRRIREERERQEREEAEREGRPIQEDEPDEECIQSPFQPIESVISENEDKEKERKRQRELQEGRSNSPRAATDQEEEEDEEEEQGDTRQTPENNTPATTGEQSKKKTSKLHLKRKHRVDPLRIEDGPTESLTPPPPPESGV, encoded by the exons ATGTTTAGCCTGATGGCGAATTGTTGCAACTGGCTAAAACGCTGGCAGGAGCCTGCAAG GAAGGTGACTCTGGTGATGGTGGGATTGGATAATGCAGGGAAGACTGCCACGGTGCGAGGAATTCAGGGAG ACAATCCGCGGGACGTCGCTCCCACAGTGGGCTTTTCCAAAGTCGACCTGAAGCAGGGCAAGTTCGAAGTGACCATCTTTGACCTGGGGGGCGGGAAAAGAATCCGGGGAATCTGGAAAAATTACTACTCGGAATCGCACGGTGTGGTGTTTGTGGTCGATTCCAGCGATGTCCAGCGGATCCAGGAGACGCGGGAGACCATGGCCGAGGTCCTTCAGCACCCACGCATCGCTGGAAAGCCTGTGCTAGT ACTTGCAAACAAACAAGACCAGGAGGGAGCACTGGCTGAAGCTGACATCATTGAGAACCTATCCTTAGAGAAGCTTGTTAATGAGAACAAGTGTCTCTGTCAGATT GAACCATGCTCGGCCGTTTTAGGCTATGGGAAAAAGGTTGACAAGTCCATCAAGAAGGGCCTGAACTGGCTCCTCAGCAACATTGCCAAAGACTATGAAGCCATCACCGAGCGAGTGCAGAAGGACACAGCTGAGCAGCGCGCTCTGGAGGAGCAAGACAAGAAGGAGAGGGCAGAGAGAGTACGGCGGATACGAGAGGAGAG AGAGCGGCAGGAGCGGGAGGAGGCAGAGCGAGAGGGAAGGCCCATCCAAGAAGATGAGCCCGATGAGGAGTGCATTCAGAGCCCCTTCCAGCCAATAGAGAGCGTGATTTCTGAA AACGAggataaagaaaaggaaaggaagaggCAAAGAGAGCTGCAGGAGGGAAGGAGTAACAGCCCCAGGGCAGCCACTGatcaagaggaggaggaggatgaggaggaggagcagggggACACGAGACAAACACCAGAAAACAACACTCCAG CCACGACAGGTGAGCAGAGCAAGAAGAAGACGAGCAAGCTCCACCTGAAGAGGAAGCACAGGGTGGACCCGCTGAGGATAGAGGACGGACCGACGGAGAGCCTCACCCCTCCTCCGCCTCCAG AGAGCGGCGTGTAG
- the arl13b gene encoding ADP-ribosylation factor-like protein 13B isoform X2: MFSLMANCCNWLKRWQEPARKVTLVMVGLDNAGKTATVRGIQGDNPRDVAPTVGFSKVDLKQGKFEVTIFDLGGGKRIRGIWKNYYSESHGVVFVVDSSDVQRIQETRETMAEVLQHPRIAGKPVLVLANKQDQEGALAEADIIENLSLEKLVNENKCLCQIEPCSAVLGYGKKVDKSIKKGLNWLLSNIAKDYEAITERVQKDTAEQRALEEQDKKERAERVRRIREERERQEREEAEREGRPIQEDEPDEECIQSPFQPIESVISENEDKEKERKRQRELQEGRSNSPRAATDQEEEEDEEEEQGDTRQTPENNTPATTGEQSKKKTSKLHLKRKHRVDPLRIEDGPTESLTPPPPPVGWATPKVSRLPKLEPLGDTGHSESGV, translated from the exons ATGTTTAGCCTGATGGCGAATTGTTGCAACTGGCTAAAACGCTGGCAGGAGCCTGCAAG GAAGGTGACTCTGGTGATGGTGGGATTGGATAATGCAGGGAAGACTGCCACGGTGCGAGGAATTCAGGGAG ACAATCCGCGGGACGTCGCTCCCACAGTGGGCTTTTCCAAAGTCGACCTGAAGCAGGGCAAGTTCGAAGTGACCATCTTTGACCTGGGGGGCGGGAAAAGAATCCGGGGAATCTGGAAAAATTACTACTCGGAATCGCACGGTGTGGTGTTTGTGGTCGATTCCAGCGATGTCCAGCGGATCCAGGAGACGCGGGAGACCATGGCCGAGGTCCTTCAGCACCCACGCATCGCTGGAAAGCCTGTGCTAGT ACTTGCAAACAAACAAGACCAGGAGGGAGCACTGGCTGAAGCTGACATCATTGAGAACCTATCCTTAGAGAAGCTTGTTAATGAGAACAAGTGTCTCTGTCAGATT GAACCATGCTCGGCCGTTTTAGGCTATGGGAAAAAGGTTGACAAGTCCATCAAGAAGGGCCTGAACTGGCTCCTCAGCAACATTGCCAAAGACTATGAAGCCATCACCGAGCGAGTGCAGAAGGACACAGCTGAGCAGCGCGCTCTGGAGGAGCAAGACAAGAAGGAGAGGGCAGAGAGAGTACGGCGGATACGAGAGGAGAG AGAGCGGCAGGAGCGGGAGGAGGCAGAGCGAGAGGGAAGGCCCATCCAAGAAGATGAGCCCGATGAGGAGTGCATTCAGAGCCCCTTCCAGCCAATAGAGAGCGTGATTTCTGAA AACGAggataaagaaaaggaaaggaagaggCAAAGAGAGCTGCAGGAGGGAAGGAGTAACAGCCCCAGGGCAGCCACTGatcaagaggaggaggaggatgaggaggaggagcagggggACACGAGACAAACACCAGAAAACAACACTCCAG CCACGACAGGTGAGCAGAGCAAGAAGAAGACGAGCAAGCTCCACCTGAAGAGGAAGCACAGGGTGGACCCGCTGAGGATAGAGGACGGACCGACGGAGAGCCTCACCCCTCCTCCGCCTCCAG tGGGATGGGCCACGCCCAAAGTCTCTAGGCTGCCAAAGCTAGAGCCACTCGGGGACACGGGACATTCTG AGAGCGGCGTGTAG
- the arl13b gene encoding ADP-ribosylation factor-like protein 13B isoform X1, producing MFSLMANCCNWLKRWQEPARKVTLVMVGLDNAGKTATVRGIQGDNPRDVAPTVGFSKVDLKQGKFEVTIFDLGGGKRIRGIWKNYYSESHGVVFVVDSSDVQRIQETRETMAEVLQHPRIAGKPVLVLANKQDQEGALAEADIIENLSLEKLVNENKCLCQIEPCSAVLGYGKKVDKSIKKGLNWLLSNIAKDYEAITERVQKDTAEQRALEEQDKKERAERVRRIREERERQEREEAEREGRPIQEDEPDEECIQSPFQPIESVISENEDKEKERKRQRELQEGRSNSPRAATDQEEEEDEEEEQGDTRQTPENNTPATTGEQSKKKTSKLHLKRKHRVDPLRIEDGPTESLTPPPPPVGWATPKVSRLPKLEPLGDTGHSEFYKKPLPPVANRPRPNGDAHDIIS from the exons ATGTTTAGCCTGATGGCGAATTGTTGCAACTGGCTAAAACGCTGGCAGGAGCCTGCAAG GAAGGTGACTCTGGTGATGGTGGGATTGGATAATGCAGGGAAGACTGCCACGGTGCGAGGAATTCAGGGAG ACAATCCGCGGGACGTCGCTCCCACAGTGGGCTTTTCCAAAGTCGACCTGAAGCAGGGCAAGTTCGAAGTGACCATCTTTGACCTGGGGGGCGGGAAAAGAATCCGGGGAATCTGGAAAAATTACTACTCGGAATCGCACGGTGTGGTGTTTGTGGTCGATTCCAGCGATGTCCAGCGGATCCAGGAGACGCGGGAGACCATGGCCGAGGTCCTTCAGCACCCACGCATCGCTGGAAAGCCTGTGCTAGT ACTTGCAAACAAACAAGACCAGGAGGGAGCACTGGCTGAAGCTGACATCATTGAGAACCTATCCTTAGAGAAGCTTGTTAATGAGAACAAGTGTCTCTGTCAGATT GAACCATGCTCGGCCGTTTTAGGCTATGGGAAAAAGGTTGACAAGTCCATCAAGAAGGGCCTGAACTGGCTCCTCAGCAACATTGCCAAAGACTATGAAGCCATCACCGAGCGAGTGCAGAAGGACACAGCTGAGCAGCGCGCTCTGGAGGAGCAAGACAAGAAGGAGAGGGCAGAGAGAGTACGGCGGATACGAGAGGAGAG AGAGCGGCAGGAGCGGGAGGAGGCAGAGCGAGAGGGAAGGCCCATCCAAGAAGATGAGCCCGATGAGGAGTGCATTCAGAGCCCCTTCCAGCCAATAGAGAGCGTGATTTCTGAA AACGAggataaagaaaaggaaaggaagaggCAAAGAGAGCTGCAGGAGGGAAGGAGTAACAGCCCCAGGGCAGCCACTGatcaagaggaggaggaggatgaggaggaggagcagggggACACGAGACAAACACCAGAAAACAACACTCCAG CCACGACAGGTGAGCAGAGCAAGAAGAAGACGAGCAAGCTCCACCTGAAGAGGAAGCACAGGGTGGACCCGCTGAGGATAGAGGACGGACCGACGGAGAGCCTCACCCCTCCTCCGCCTCCAG tGGGATGGGCCACGCCCAAAGTCTCTAGGCTGCCAAAGCTAGAGCCACTCGGGGACACGGGACATTCTG AGTTTTACAAGAAGCCTCTCCCGCCCGTCGCCAACAGGCCGAGGCCTAACGGCGACGCTCACGACATCATTTCTTAA
- the LOC116310284 gene encoding gamma-glutamylaminecyclotransferase-like isoform X1 has product MKSHQQFPPPLRKCPQTVRLWSSVLMTRVFVYGTLKKGQPNNYRMFDSNNGKAEYLGSAFTIQKYPLMITTEYNIPFLLNIPGQGHRVHGEIYKVDDQMLKFLDTFKSVPTIYQRTVVQLEVKEWVGRMEGEEKLSPGRITEMFVYTTTTYKPDWPLLPCYESYDSEGDHGLKYSYEESL; this is encoded by the exons ATGAAATCCCATCAGCAGTTTCCTCCACCACTGCGAAAGTGCCCTCAaact GTGCGTCTTTGGTCCTCTGTCCTCATGACTCGGGTCTTCGTTTACGGCACtctgaagaaggggcagcccaACAACTACCGCATGTTCGACAGCAACAATGGAAAGGCCGAGTACCTCGGCTCGGCATTCACCATCCAGAAATACCCGCTAATGATCACCACCGAGTACAACATCCCTTTCCTGCTCAACATCCCTGGCCAGGGTCACCGAGTGCACGGAGAGATCTACAAAGTGGATGACCAGATGCTGAAATTCTTGGACACCTTTAAAAGCGTCCCAACTATATACCAGCGGACGGTGGTCCAGCTGGAGGTGAAGGAGTGGGTGGGGAGGATGGAAGGTGAGGAGAAGCTGTCACCGGGGAGGATCACGGAGATGTTTGTGTACACCACCACAACGTACAAGCCGGACTGGCCCTTGCTGCCGTGCTACGAGAGCTATGACTCAGAGGGAGATCACGGGCTCAAATATAGTTATGAAGAATCGCTATAA
- the LOC116310284 gene encoding gamma-glutamylaminecyclotransferase B-like isoform X2, translating into MTRVFVYGTLKKGQPNNYRMFDSNNGKAEYLGSAFTIQKYPLMITTEYNIPFLLNIPGQGHRVHGEIYKVDDQMLKFLDTFKSVPTIYQRTVVQLEVKEWVGRMEGEEKLSPGRITEMFVYTTTTYKPDWPLLPCYESYDSEGDHGLKYSYEESL; encoded by the coding sequence ATGACTCGGGTCTTCGTTTACGGCACtctgaagaaggggcagcccaACAACTACCGCATGTTCGACAGCAACAATGGAAAGGCCGAGTACCTCGGCTCGGCATTCACCATCCAGAAATACCCGCTAATGATCACCACCGAGTACAACATCCCTTTCCTGCTCAACATCCCTGGCCAGGGTCACCGAGTGCACGGAGAGATCTACAAAGTGGATGACCAGATGCTGAAATTCTTGGACACCTTTAAAAGCGTCCCAACTATATACCAGCGGACGGTGGTCCAGCTGGAGGTGAAGGAGTGGGTGGGGAGGATGGAAGGTGAGGAGAAGCTGTCACCGGGGAGGATCACGGAGATGTTTGTGTACACCACCACAACGTACAAGCCGGACTGGCCCTTGCTGCCGTGCTACGAGAGCTATGACTCAGAGGGAGATCACGGGCTCAAATATAGTTATGAAGAATCGCTATAA